In one Cydia strobilella chromosome 25, ilCydStro3.1, whole genome shotgun sequence genomic region, the following are encoded:
- the LOC134752840 gene encoding uncharacterized protein LOC134752840, which translates to MAANHDVSINYQYTILDMLNADCWREILGYVPIEEIIRSERVSRRWQYRMIEYMQGVNLSVEYLRPCIINILSWDRHPNSRHLTLDREDQPGKRWFEAMLTKLGENIVFIGTDRIVDFDIANIIWHCPNLEILLLCSIEYYLPLDQLKCCKRLKRISLHTCTIPDEYICQVLCVVPIEELVINNASYVSGMFLSEPKNTKLKSLTISACYLLMTDFFRTAVDLEELTKLELTLNSVEVYRNVHLLLRNTPNLEYLKLVSFDKKINVGSEFSDALSSLSKLKHFYGRYINNSHEGWLEDVAVGCKELRTLDIGNCTGVTASSVITLCRSAGPNLTELGVAWNTALTDSDLAACLKYCPNLEVLDVQGCVQVSPELVQCAVRRARPLRLRLRRTKVPYDTRSKCPWVDLDFEY; encoded by the exons ATGGCAGCAAATcatgat GTTTCGATCAACTACCAATACACAATCCTAGACATGCTCAATGCAGATTGCTGGCGAGAAATTCTTGGCTATGTGCCAATTGAAGAAATAATCAGATCCGAGCGCGTTAGTCGGCGATGGCAATACCGAATGATAGAATATATGCAAG gtGTGAATCTCTCCGTAGAATACCTAAGGCCCTGCATCATCAACATATTAAGCTGGGACCGGCACCCAAACAGCAGGCACTTGACCCTGGACCGGGAAGACCAGCCGGGCAAGAGATGGTTTGAAGCCATGCTGACCAAGCTTGGGGAGAACATAGTTTTTATTGGCACGGACAGGATTGTTGACTTTGATATTGCAAATATCATATGGCATTGTCCTAACCTTGAGATTCTGTTG CTTTGCAGCATAGAATACTATCTTCCTCTGGATCAGCTTAAATGCTGCAAACGTCTTAAACGGATATCATTGCATACATGCAcg ATACCAGACGAATACATATGCCAGGTCCTATGCGTTGTCCCCATCGAGGAGCTAGTGATAAACAACGCGAGCTACGTATCTGGCATGTTCCTATCTGAGCCTAAGAACACTAAACTGAAATCCCTGACGATATCCGCTTGCTATTTGCTGATGACGGACTTTTTTAGGACGGCGGTGGATTTGGAGGAGTTGACGAAGTTGGAGTTGACTCTTAATAGTGTTGAG GTATACAGAAATGTCCACTTACTTCTCCGGAACACACCAAACTTAGAATACCTAAAATTAGTATCTTTCGACAAAAAGATCAACGTAGGTAGCGAGTTCTCAGACGCTCTCAGTAGCTTAAGTAAGCTAAAACATTTCTATGGAAGATATATTAATAATTCGCACGAAGGTTGGCTGGAAGACGTCGCAGTTGGGTGTAAGGAGTTGAGGACGCTAGATATTGGGAATTGTACTG gTGTCACAGCGAGTAGTGTTATAACTCTCTGCCGATCAGCGGGGCCAAACCTAACAGAGCTCGGGGTGGCTTGGAACACTGCGCTTACAGACAGCGACCTTGCAGCGTGTTTAAAATACTGCCCTAATCTAGAG GTACTAGACGTGCAGGGCTGCGTGCAGGTGTCACCGGAGCTGGTGCAGTGCGCAGTGCGGCGCGCGCGGCCGCTGCGCCTGCGGCTCCGGAGGACCAAAGTGCCCTACGACACGAGG TCAAAATGCCCATGGGTGGATCTCGATTTCGAGTACTAG